From the genome of Triticum aestivum cultivar Chinese Spring chromosome 1A, IWGSC CS RefSeq v2.1, whole genome shotgun sequence:
TGACACGCCAGTTCAGATGACACAACCAGATTAAACTACTAGGTGATTCAAGGGACAAAGCGTCACTTCTTTGTAGTTCTATGATTCTATTTGCTTGGGTAGCGGAAACTCCTCAGCTCTCGCCGGTGCATGACCCAAAACCTTGTATAGGACCACAGCTAAAGCAACAATCACAGAAAAGGACGAGCCTAAGCAGATAACGCCTGGTGGACACGAACGTCGCGGCCACACAAACGTGGAAAAAAAGTGAGGCTCGACGCACTAACCACCACGACGTGCTTCCCGGCGACGTCGACCTTGAGGTCAGAGGTGACCCGGGGCCGGCCGCTGGACTCGGTGCCGTCGCCATACGACTCGACGCGCACGAGGTCGACGGCGAGCGGCACGTCGACGCGCCGCACCAGGTCAGCGAGGAAGAGGAACGCCCCCGTGGCGACGCCCACGACGACGGCCGGCTCCGCGAGCCGGCGGatgtcggcggcgagctccgagGCGACCTCGGCGACCCGCGTGGCGATCTCGGCCTCTGTCCACAGCACGCGGTCGATGCCGGCGTTGGCGGCTTCGCTCACCATGGCGGCCGCGGTGATGGCCAGGAGCGTTAGGGTTAGGATTTGCAGGTGGTGGGTCGGGTGGAGCTTTGCGGGGGCTATTGGCGATTTGGCGAGGGTTGGGCTCGGGCGGCGGACAGGGATCAGGTGACATGCACCTTTGCACCGTGTGACTTGCGGCCCAAATTCATATTTAAATATtgtaaaaaaatctgaaaaaaattatGCATGTTCATAGCACATATTAAGATAATttctaaaaaattcagatcaaaatttgaaacatacaccaaaaagcaaaaaagagAAACTCATATGTGAATAGCATACAGAGAACCATTCGCAACTATTCATAACAGATTTCTCTTTTTTGCTTCTTGatgtatgtttcgaattttgatctgaattttttagggattatcttaatatgtgctatgaacatgcatgatttttttcagatttttttacaATGTTTAAATATGAATTTAGGTCGCAAGTCACACGGTGACATGCAAAGGTGCATGTCACCTGATCCCTGtccgcgggcggcggcgtggtgtttctgggtgcgtttacgtgaaaGGAAGAGTGCCGGCATACCGCAATCACACAGCCAGGCTCAGTAACAAGCACGATCGACCATCTTCGTGGGGacatttatttgtttctttttttctcgCGAATACACAAACAAGCTGCTTATCTTTACATTGATAGAAGAAGAGTTACAACAAGagattttttttttcgaaacggaaggTAAAATAAATTACCTCgttgattaattaagaagaagagaattgcccggttaatctacggaaaaccgggctaaaacctaTACAATCAGATCATAATTGGGTTACTCACCAATCATGACCCCAGGAGCACACGTGCAACCCGCCAAACCCTCCTAACACACAATAACTCCTCATGCTTGTACACCACCAGGCccggccctgggggggggggggggcggggggcagGGGGGCCTGAGGGGGGTTGGGTTACTCACCAATCATGACCCCAGGAGCACACGTGCAACCCGCCAAACCCTCCTAACACACAATAACTCCTCATGCTTGTACACCACCAggcccggccctgagggggggaggggggcgggggcAGGGGGGCCCTGAGGGGGGGGAGGGAAGCTAATAACTCATGCGACGCATCATTGGCCACCAATCACGCACGACGCTCGCATTGATCAACCGCACGATCTAATTGCTATTTTGCCTAATCGCGTCATCACCTTACGATGCCATCGCCTTGCCTGATTGTATCGCCATTAGCTCACCTCCTTGCAGTGGCTGCAGCTGCAGCGGCCTCAAGGAAAAGGGCGAACAACATCGATCCGGCCACAGGGACGCCCGATGGCAGTCGGCAGTCTTCTGTTGTCCGCGCGGCTACATCATGAATGGCAGAAAAGGTAGCCTAATAGCATATATGTGACTTGGTGATCTACAGATTTTCATAGATGACATCGATATTGTATCTTTTATATTGCAACAGCAGAATGATGATCGATTGATTGGACACTCTTGAGTGATTGGCCACAAGGACGCCCGGAGTAGATATTATTCAACTTATTCAACTTCATGCATTTGTAATTTGCAAGTTTCACATTATCATCGGTAAGATTTATTCTGCTGATTGAGTAACTTTTGAATTACTAGTTGTTTCTTCAAATTTCGGCATGGTCATCTAATCTATAAAATATGCATCCTGCAATTTTATCCATTGAGAAGAAATTATGCATCTAAGAATGTTAAGAATTTTGGAAGGTAATATGTATAACTTACTCGATgcaatattgatgcatttgaaaTGTTTTCTTGGTATGCCTCATATGTACAAATAGTGGATGTTATGTCAGGTAGACGATTTGTAGCTCTTGGGTGCCCGTGAACCCTCTATGAAGATAGGGTTCAAAAAATATCAGGACAAAAAAACCTAGAATTTAATTAGGATATCAAACATGGTTGACCGTGTTGGGgaaggtagtaatttcaaaaatttcctacgcacacgcagaatgatggtgatgcatagcaacgagaggggagagtgtcgtctacgtaccctcgtagaccgttaagcggaagcgttatgacaacgcggttcatgtagtcgtatgtcttcacgatcgaccgatcctcagtagagaacgtacggcacctccacgttcagcacacgttccagctcggtgacgtcccgcaaactcagtagagctcggggaagagtttcgttagcgcgacgacgtggtgacgatgttgatgaagctaccacagcagggcttcgcctaaacactgctacagtatgaccaaggtggattatggtggaaggggggcaccgcacatggctgggagcaatctttgtgatcaacttgtgtgtctagaggtgcccccctgcccctgtatataaaggagcaaggggaaggccggccggcccttgttggcgcgcctaggaggaggaatcctcctcctagtaggagtaggattcctccctttcctactcctactaggagggggaaaggcagggagagaaagagaaggaaaggggggcgccgccccccttctcctagtccaattcagacagggggaagggggcgcactgcctgccctaggccgacccctctctctttcccttatggcccaacaaggcccattagcccccgggaggtttcggtaacccctcccgtactccggtaaaatcccgatttcacccagaactattccgatgtccaaatgtaggcttccaatatatcaatctttatgtctcgaccatttcgagactcctcgtcatgtccgtgatcacatctgggactccaaactaccttcggtacatcaaaacatataaactcataaaaccgatcgtcacagaactttaagcatgcggaccctacgggttcgagaactatgtagacatgaccgagacacgtctccggtcaataaccaatagcggaacctggatgctcatattggttcctacatattctactaagatctttatcggtcaaaccgcacaacactatacgttgttctctttgtcatcggtatgttacttgcccgagattcgatcgtatgTATCCAATACCTATTttaatctcattatcggcaagt
Proteins encoded in this window:
- the LOC123040878 gene encoding hypoxanthine-guanine phosphoribosyltransferase; the encoded protein is MVSEAANAGIDRVLWTEAEIATRVAEVASELAADIRRLAEPAVVVGVATGAFLFLADLVRRVDVPLAVDLVRVESYGDGTESSGRPRVTSDLKVDVAGKHVVVVEDIVDTGNTVSCLIAHLQKKGALSISVCTFLDKPARRTVDFQLVGGGKFYRGFECPDSFVVGYGMDYAELYRNLPYVGVLKPEMYSKKTDN